A segment of the Candidatus Cloacimonadota bacterium genome:
AGATGTAAAACAAACAATCGTGTTTGTTTGTTTCTTCTTTAAACAATCAGGATTGATTGTGATACTTATTTTTCGCATCTTCTTTTTTCATCAGACTGCTACCTGACGCTCTCATTACAAATCGAGTTATATTATCTCAAATTCTTTCAAACTTTTCTGTGAAACTTCCACGATCGTTTTGATCAGGAATACGATTGGAACAGCCAGTAGCATTCCTAATAAACCAAATCCGTAACCTCCGGCAATAACTGTTAATAACACGATCAAGGGATGCAGATCCATACTTTTTCCCATCAACCAGGGGAACAAGATCAAGCTGTCGAACTGCTGCACGATAAAAAACATAATGATAGAATATAAAATAAAAATGTCAGGTGTAGGACCAAAAAGAATCACCAACAGAGTCGGAACTGCTCCAATAAACGGACCGAAATATTTTATTGGATTGGCAAGTCCAACAATCAATCCTAAAATCAGAGCATAAGGTATATTAAGGATGACCAGCCCTAAAATTGAGAGGAGAGCAACCAGTAAAGTTTCCAGCAAAAGAGCACGAAAAAAACGACCAAAACTTTCCTCGATCTTCTGAAATAAATGCAGAAAAAATTCAAAATAACGATTTCCAATTTTTGAGAAGATCATACGCATAAATATCCTACCGTCTTTCAAAAGGAAAAATCCGATAACCGGTACGACGATCATAAATCCAAGAACATTAAAAACTCCTGCGAAAAAAGAGGGGATTTTATTCAAAAGATTTTTAGCATTTTCGTTATTGATGAAGGAATTGAAAGTATCCTCAATCTCAAAACTAGGAAATCTTTTTTCCAGTTTCGTGATTAATTCCGAAACTTTTCCCAAACCGATCGATTCCAGGTTTATGGTTTCCTGTTCCTGTAATTGTGTTAGAAAACTATCCTGGAAATCCGTGAATTGATCAACGATCATGGGAATAATCGCACTGATCAGTAGGGACAGCAAAAATCCGATAAGCAGGTAAACGATCAGGATGGAAGCGTACCTTGGAATCCGATATTTCTCTGCATAATTAATGATGGGTGCGATCAAATAAGCAAAAATAAAACCGATGATAATATAAGAAATGATGGATTTATAAAACAAAATCGCAACAACCACTAACGCAATATTAATGATGATCATCAACCATTTAACTAATTTTGATCGTTCCATAATTTATGCTTCTTCCATTTCATTGATCTTTTTGTTCAGATTCATCACATGAGTGCAAAGGATTTCCCCGAACTTAAAGAGAATTTTATTACCAGCTCGGGGAAATTTATCAATAAAATTCTTCAGATCTGCTTTGGAAATTGCCAGAACTTCCGAATCTTCAAGCGCTACGATCGATGCTGATCTTTTTTCCTCCAGAAAAATTCCCATTTCTCCAAAATACTGCTGCGGTTTTATCCTGTCTAAT
Coding sequences within it:
- a CDS encoding AI-2E family transporter; amino-acid sequence: MERSKLVKWLMIIINIALVVVAILFYKSIISYIIIGFIFAYLIAPIINYAEKYRIPRYASILIVYLLIGFLLSLLISAIIPMIVDQFTDFQDSFLTQLQEQETINLESIGLGKVSELITKLEKRFPSFEIEDTFNSFINNENAKNLLNKIPSFFAGVFNVLGFMIVVPVIGFFLLKDGRIFMRMIFSKIGNRYFEFFLHLFQKIEESFGRFFRALLLETLLVALLSILGLVILNIPYALILGLIVGLANPIKYFGPFIGAVPTLLVILFGPTPDIFILYSIIMFFIVQQFDSLILFPWLMGKSMDLHPLIVLLTVIAGGYGFGLLGMLLAVPIVFLIKTIVEVSQKSLKEFEII